The following are encoded together in the Serratia sp. UGAL515B_01 genome:
- the puuR gene encoding HTH-type transcriptional regulator PuuR — translation MSEVSLAPGKRLSQIRQQLGLSQRRVAELSGLTHSTISTIEQDKVSPAISTLQKLLKVYGLSLSEFFAEPEPLDEPKVVIEPEDLIEIGSQGVSMRLVHNGSPTRSLAMMLETYQPGTTTGEKLKHQGEEIGTLLEGEIMLTVNGRSYLLRAGQSYAINTSMPHSFSNTSTQVCKIISAHTPTTF, via the coding sequence ATGAGCGAAGTCAGCTTGGCACCAGGCAAGCGCCTGTCTCAGATCCGTCAACAGTTGGGTTTGTCGCAGCGTAGGGTCGCCGAACTGTCCGGATTAACCCACAGTACCATCAGTACGATTGAACAGGATAAAGTGAGCCCTGCTATCAGCACGCTGCAGAAACTGCTAAAGGTCTATGGGTTATCGTTGTCTGAGTTTTTTGCAGAACCTGAGCCACTCGATGAACCCAAAGTGGTAATCGAGCCGGAGGATCTGATCGAGATTGGTAGCCAAGGCGTTTCCATGAGGTTGGTGCATAATGGCAGTCCAACACGCAGCCTGGCTATGATGCTAGAAACCTATCAGCCAGGTACAACCACTGGCGAGAAACTAAAACATCAGGGTGAAGAGATAGGTACGCTGCTTGAAGGGGAAATCATGTTGACGGTTAACGGCCGAAGCTATCTGCTGAGAGCGGGCCAAAGCTATGCGATCAATACCAGTATGCCCCATAGCTTTAGCAATACTTCAACACAGGTTTGCAAAATTATCAGCGCCCACACGCCAACCACTTTCTGA
- a CDS encoding transporter: protein MKRLLLSALIVSHSGLLLAADTTETLSAPSRGDTVTIRNSNLDLFGVSRNFGDIIFVDDDPIRQNTAPKRTRLFSGYEYENIKFSNHPGQLYRSFVIADGTTKITDSFNMGYVLRSSSIYDGLEKNRYVGSDKVRRDTFSHLELLPKYLNWVNENLSYGAELGYERTTEAKDVPEKLMYHIRPEINLGFGRNFLHLDTEFGWIERTDRGAYIETEPLYLYRVTNNFNVGFKAYYHAEDNDFRWRETAIRPLVQFRFANDTYLELRLEHGGIRTNDGSGYNYNNYALYTEIPFNKSLSLMADLKYKDQKQHQGNEWSWGNKKDTFGKVGFIFNF from the coding sequence ATGAAGAGACTTTTATTGTCAGCATTGATCGTGTCGCACAGTGGTTTATTATTGGCGGCTGATACCACTGAAACACTATCAGCCCCTAGCCGCGGTGATACAGTGACGATTAGGAATTCCAACCTAGATTTATTTGGTGTATCAAGAAATTTCGGAGACATTATTTTTGTTGATGATGACCCAATACGGCAAAACACAGCACCTAAAAGAACGCGTCTTTTTAGTGGTTACGAATATGAGAATATAAAATTCTCTAATCATCCTGGTCAGCTGTATCGCAGCTTTGTTATTGCAGATGGAACGACCAAAATTACCGATAGCTTCAACATGGGTTATGTATTACGTAGTTCCTCGATTTATGATGGTTTAGAAAAAAATCGATATGTAGGCTCAGACAAAGTACGTCGTGATACCTTTTCACATCTGGAACTGCTGCCAAAATATCTTAACTGGGTAAATGAAAACCTAAGCTATGGGGCTGAACTCGGCTATGAACGTACCACAGAGGCTAAGGATGTACCCGAAAAATTGATGTACCATATTCGCCCGGAAATCAACCTGGGTTTTGGCCGTAACTTTCTGCACCTTGATACTGAGTTTGGGTGGATAGAGCGTACCGATCGTGGTGCTTATATCGAAACTGAGCCTTTGTATTTATACCGCGTCACAAATAACTTTAATGTCGGTTTTAAAGCTTATTATCACGCAGAGGATAATGATTTCAGATGGCGGGAAACGGCAATTCGGCCTTTGGTACAGTTTCGCTTTGCTAATGATACGTATTTAGAGCTGCGCTTGGAACATGGTGGCATTCGTACCAATGATGGCAGCGGCTATAACTACAATAATTATGCTTTGTATACCGAAATACCCTTTAATAAAAGCCTGTCATTGATGGCAGACTTAAAATATAAAGATCAAAAGCAACATCAAGGCAATGAATGGTCTTGGGGGAATAAAAAAGACACATTCGGCAAAGTTGGCTTTATTTTTAATTTCTAA
- a CDS encoding glutamine synthetase family protein, whose amino-acid sequence MQTNSAVVKDLAQHEERRSSAFQLEVTHYLERHPATQYIDILLTDLNGSFRGKRIPVSGLKKIEKGCYFPASVFAMDILGNVVEEAGLGQELGEPDRICMPISGTLTPSAADPEHIGQVLLTMLDEDGTPFDVEPRNVLNRIWQALRQRGLFPVVAVELEFYLIDRQRDPQGDLQPPCAPGTQERSVQSQVYSLDNLNNFVDVLNDIDTLAKLQGLPADGVVAEASPGQFEVNLNHTDNVLQACDHALGLKRLVRQVAEHHGMHATFMAKPYADYAGSGMHVHISMIDSAGKNLFADSEGEDSALLKRVLAGMITLMPASMALLAPNVNAFRRFQPGMYVPCQASWGYNNRTVALRIPCSDAENHRVEYRVAGADANPYLVVAAILAGMLYGLDTELPLPKQVNGNGLEQEGLAFPIRQSDALYEFQHQKELTHYLGERFSYVYHACKMGELMQFERLVTETEIDWMLKNA is encoded by the coding sequence ATGCAAACCAATAGCGCAGTAGTTAAAGATTTAGCACAGCATGAAGAAAGGCGAAGTAGCGCGTTCCAACTTGAGGTGACTCACTATTTGGAACGCCATCCTGCAACACAATACATCGATATCCTTCTCACTGACCTTAATGGTTCCTTTCGCGGTAAACGTATCCCCGTCTCCGGTTTAAAAAAAATAGAAAAGGGGTGCTATTTCCCTGCTTCGGTATTCGCCATGGACATTCTTGGCAATGTTGTTGAAGAAGCTGGTCTAGGACAGGAATTAGGGGAGCCTGATCGGATCTGTATGCCTATTTCTGGCACGCTAACGCCTTCTGCAGCAGACCCAGAACACATTGGGCAGGTGTTGCTGACCATGCTGGATGAAGATGGTACGCCATTTGATGTTGAACCCCGCAACGTTCTCAACCGAATATGGCAGGCTTTACGCCAACGCGGATTATTCCCTGTGGTGGCGGTAGAGTTAGAGTTTTATCTGATCGACCGACAGCGGGATCCACAAGGTGACCTGCAACCACCTTGCGCACCGGGTACTCAAGAGCGTAGCGTGCAGAGCCAGGTTTACTCGCTGGATAATCTGAATAATTTTGTGGACGTGTTGAACGATATTGATACCTTGGCTAAGTTGCAAGGTTTACCTGCGGATGGGGTGGTGGCTGAAGCTTCTCCGGGCCAGTTCGAAGTGAATCTGAATCATACCGATAATGTGTTGCAAGCTTGCGATCATGCCTTAGGGCTGAAGCGGTTGGTACGGCAGGTTGCTGAACATCACGGCATGCATGCAACCTTTATGGCCAAGCCTTACGCTGACTATGCGGGCAGCGGAATGCATGTCCATATCAGCATGATAGACAGTGCAGGCAAGAATCTGTTTGCCGACAGTGAGGGAGAAGATTCGGCGCTGCTTAAACGGGTGCTAGCTGGAATGATCACCCTGATGCCTGCCTCAATGGCCCTGTTGGCGCCTAATGTGAATGCTTTCCGTCGGTTCCAACCCGGCATGTATGTGCCCTGTCAGGCTTCTTGGGGGTATAACAATCGTACAGTGGCACTGCGAATTCCCTGCAGCGATGCGGAAAATCACCGCGTTGAATATCGTGTTGCAGGTGCGGATGCCAACCCTTACCTGGTGGTTGCAGCGATCCTGGCAGGTATGCTGTACGGGCTAGATACGGAATTACCGTTGCCTAAACAGGTTAATGGCAATGGATTAGAACAGGAAGGATTAGCATTTCCGATCCGCCAAAGCGATGCTCTGTATGAGTTCCAGCATCAAAAAGAACTGACACATTACCTGGGCGAACGTTTCTCGTACGTTTATCACGCTTGTAAAATGGGGGAATTGATGCAGTTCGAAAGGTTGGTGACGGAGACCGAAATTGACTGGATGCTAAAAAATGCGTGA
- a CDS encoding autotransporter outer membrane beta-barrel domain-containing protein: MSNLITWRLSAMTMALLASGNNYADETFHFAQQPNNNGNHTVATATGINQFQLSDLMASAEGKPVDATNSGALSLTVAPTQGDAQASGVLITSGTFANQAAGRITIRANALDGQATASGLQPTDAYWSTVINSGNVNANADSLSAGAAAYGINSGLAFSDSASDHYGDHMMLRNDGSMQVNAAASQGADAFGIYSNAGNGLINNGNLLVTAQSAGGNAAATGLYTISANPSVEPEPGNQNNPTYLMSNNGLLTVSATGSNATASGIHTEAEGVTINNSGTLLINAVGNSTSGIAAAYGVNVVNGSATLNSSGKILTSASGGAQRQSYEVMANGSMVNITQYVLTLDGSIPWAVSHGGTITLGNNDQGADLVFMAGTFSEGFAYGKAYNLASLAYDTTQNTPALVGGTIASMRSISPDFKVNYISSSSGGSLGTAALVYAPEVSHAGISALAQRSTMEQASTIISSRLYGQMVDNTGCNQTLSEADNCLFINPYAGEYRRNQDTAGYTGQRAGIMMGQDYQLNDWQLGWHGGYESASTNFNGASAGRKEDVNTLILGFQGGKHLSKDLFIAATSSWFHSKTDYHDSNTYYGVGSQSGSYDSNGVYSDVSIGQSWQLNRNYTVTPMAGLTHIWQQRDGYIISSNNSDYDLLDTHYSRYSDNAVAGHVGLRLDGRYPITQDTLLKPFVSIGLQQMLYGNEIVIDQQVVNSPVVGVSTKDKTTQGTFDLGMSLVSNNSLSSDLRVSGSANGERQDFTGWANITWSF, translated from the coding sequence ATGAGCAACCTTATAACATGGCGATTATCTGCCATGACTATGGCATTATTAGCTAGCGGCAATAACTATGCCGATGAAACATTCCACTTCGCTCAGCAGCCGAATAATAACGGTAATCATACGGTGGCCACAGCCACTGGGATCAATCAATTTCAGCTGTCGGACCTAATGGCCAGCGCCGAAGGCAAACCGGTGGATGCAACCAATTCAGGCGCATTGTCACTCACGGTTGCCCCCACTCAGGGCGATGCACAAGCCAGTGGAGTACTCATTACCTCGGGTACTTTTGCTAATCAGGCTGCGGGCAGGATCACCATCAGGGCCAATGCTCTGGATGGGCAAGCAACTGCCAGCGGATTACAGCCAACCGATGCCTATTGGTCTACGGTGATCAACAGTGGCAACGTCAATGCTAACGCTGACAGCCTATCAGCCGGTGCAGCAGCTTATGGTATTAATTCTGGTTTGGCTTTCTCTGACAGTGCCAGCGATCACTATGGCGATCACATGATGCTACGCAACGATGGCAGTATGCAGGTTAATGCAGCGGCGAGCCAAGGGGCTGATGCTTTTGGCATTTACTCTAATGCTGGCAACGGTCTCATCAATAACGGCAATTTGCTGGTTACTGCACAATCAGCCGGAGGCAATGCGGCCGCCACTGGCTTGTATACCATTTCTGCCAACCCTAGCGTCGAACCCGAGCCAGGGAATCAGAATAACCCGACCTATTTAATGAGCAACAATGGTTTGTTAACGGTGTCCGCCACCGGCAGTAATGCCACCGCCAGCGGTATCCATACCGAAGCAGAAGGTGTCACCATCAATAATAGCGGGACACTGCTGATTAATGCTGTCGGCAACAGCACCAGTGGGATTGCCGCCGCCTATGGAGTTAATGTCGTGAATGGCAGCGCAACGCTAAATTCTAGCGGAAAAATCCTTACATCCGCCTCTGGTGGTGCTCAGCGGCAATCCTATGAAGTGATGGCAAATGGCTCGATGGTCAATATCACGCAATATGTCCTCACGCTGGACGGTAGCATACCTTGGGCGGTCAGTCATGGAGGGACAATCACACTCGGGAATAACGACCAAGGTGCCGACCTGGTATTCATGGCAGGAACCTTCAGCGAGGGCTTCGCTTATGGTAAAGCCTACAATCTGGCGTCACTGGCGTACGATACCACACAGAATACCCCTGCGTTAGTAGGAGGAACTATTGCTTCCATGCGCAGCATTTCGCCAGATTTCAAAGTCAATTACATCAGTTCAAGTAGCGGAGGTAGCCTGGGTACGGCAGCGCTGGTCTATGCGCCGGAGGTTTCCCATGCGGGAATATCCGCATTGGCTCAGCGTTCTACCATGGAGCAGGCGTCTACTATTATCTCTTCTCGGTTGTATGGGCAAATGGTGGACAATACCGGTTGTAATCAAACCCTGTCGGAAGCAGATAACTGCCTGTTTATTAATCCTTATGCCGGAGAGTATCGCCGTAATCAGGACACGGCGGGTTACACCGGTCAACGTGCTGGCATCATGATGGGCCAGGATTATCAGCTAAACGATTGGCAGTTGGGGTGGCATGGTGGTTATGAAAGTGCCAGCACCAACTTTAATGGTGCCTCCGCAGGGCGAAAGGAAGACGTAAACACATTGATACTGGGGTTTCAGGGAGGAAAACATCTTTCTAAAGATCTGTTTATCGCGGCGACGAGCTCCTGGTTCCACAGTAAAACAGATTATCATGACAGCAATACCTATTACGGTGTCGGCAGCCAGAGCGGCAGTTATGACAGTAACGGCGTGTACAGTGATGTCTCCATCGGCCAGAGTTGGCAACTGAATCGTAATTATACGGTAACACCGATGGCAGGTCTGACGCATATCTGGCAGCAACGTGATGGCTATATTATTTCATCGAATAACAGTGATTATGACCTGCTGGATACGCATTATAGCCGCTACAGTGATAACGCTGTGGCTGGCCACGTTGGATTACGCCTTGATGGCCGTTATCCCATCACCCAGGATACATTGCTGAAGCCATTTGTGAGCATTGGGTTGCAACAAATGCTTTATGGTAACGAGATTGTTATTGACCAACAGGTTGTCAATTCACCGGTTGTGGGGGTGAGTACCAAAGATAAAACGACACAAGGTACGTTTGATCTCGGTATGTCATTGGTAAGCAATAACAGTTTGTCTTCTGATCTCAGGGTATCTGGTTCGGCAAATGGTGAGCGTCAGGACTTTACCGGCTGGGCAAATATTACTTGGTCTTTCTAA
- a CDS encoding APC family permease — MSDNITTSASSSQRVQLRKTLTLVPVVMMGLAYLQPMTIFDTFGIVSGLTDGHVATAYAFALLAILFTALSYGKLVRKFPSAGSAYTYAQKAINPHVGFMVGWSSLLDYLFMPMINILLAKIYLEAIFPGVPSWIFVLALVALMTFFNLRGIKLVANLNSIIVVVQVAIMVVFLCLVVHGISNGEGAGTLVSSRPFWSENAHIVPMITGATILCFSFLGFDGISSLSEETKDAENVIPKAIFLTALIGGIIFIVVSYFVQLYFPDISRFKEPDASQPEIMLYVAGKFFQSVILVFSCVTVLASGMASHAGVSRLMYVMGRDGVFPERFFGYVHPKWRTPALNVLLVGAIALSAISFDLVTATALINFGALIAFTFVNLSVISQFYIRDKLNRTVKDTFNYLILPVMGALTVGALWINLESSSMTLGLIWAAIGLLYLAFVTRSFRLPVPQASEDAV; from the coding sequence ATGTCCGATAACATCACCACCTCCGCATCTTCTAGCCAACGCGTCCAACTGCGTAAAACGCTGACTTTAGTTCCAGTTGTCATGATGGGATTGGCCTATTTGCAGCCAATGACTATCTTTGACACTTTCGGTATCGTATCAGGCCTGACTGATGGTCATGTCGCGACTGCTTATGCTTTTGCTTTGTTGGCGATCCTGTTTACCGCTCTGAGCTATGGGAAACTGGTACGGAAATTCCCATCTGCCGGTTCTGCTTATACTTATGCCCAGAAAGCGATAAACCCACATGTCGGTTTTATGGTCGGTTGGTCATCTTTGCTGGACTATTTGTTCATGCCAATGATCAACATTCTGTTGGCAAAAATTTACCTGGAAGCCATTTTCCCTGGTGTTCCTTCGTGGATTTTTGTCTTGGCATTGGTTGCCTTGATGACGTTTTTCAACCTGCGAGGTATCAAACTGGTTGCTAACCTGAACTCCATTATTGTGGTAGTGCAGGTGGCTATCATGGTTGTTTTCCTTTGCCTGGTCGTGCATGGCATTTCAAACGGTGAAGGTGCGGGTACGCTGGTCAGCAGCCGTCCTTTCTGGTCTGAAAATGCGCATATAGTGCCGATGATAACGGGGGCGACAATCCTGTGCTTCTCGTTCCTTGGTTTTGATGGCATCAGTTCGTTATCTGAAGAAACTAAAGACGCAGAGAATGTCATTCCGAAAGCGATCTTCCTGACCGCATTAATCGGTGGCATTATCTTTATCGTGGTGTCCTATTTTGTACAGTTGTACTTCCCGGATATTTCGCGCTTTAAAGAGCCTGATGCTTCACAGCCGGAAATCATGCTGTATGTTGCTGGTAAGTTCTTCCAGTCAGTGATCTTGGTGTTCTCCTGTGTCACCGTATTGGCTTCTGGCATGGCTTCACACGCAGGCGTGTCACGCCTGATGTATGTGATGGGGCGTGATGGCGTTTTCCCTGAGCGTTTCTTCGGTTATGTACACCCGAAATGGCGCACACCGGCACTGAATGTATTGTTAGTCGGAGCGATCGCCTTGTCTGCTATCTCATTTGATTTGGTGACAGCAACAGCATTGATTAACTTTGGCGCACTGATAGCGTTTACCTTTGTTAACCTGTCAGTAATTTCGCAATTCTATATTCGCGACAAGTTGAACCGCACGGTGAAAGATACTTTCAATTATCTGATCCTGCCAGTGATGGGGGCTCTGACCGTTGGGGCGCTGTGGATCAATTTGGAATCCAGTTCGATGACGTTGGGGTTGATTTGGGCGGCGATCGGTCTGCTTTATCTGGCTTTTGTTACCCGTAGCTTCCGCTTGCCTGTACCACAGGCCAGTGAAGACGCGGTTTAA